A single window of Syntrophotalea acetylenica DNA harbors:
- a CDS encoding (Fe-S)-binding protein has product MSKHQDIEDYRKNLRECVKCGTCRAHCPVFSQVQSEAVVARGKISLAQALLDGKIDLDRRFISDISQCLACGRCVKECPNQVPTDQIILALRRRIGREKGLTLFGRGVATVLQRPWLMNLLTRMGRMFSWLALRRVPGSSGLRLRFPAPYISRDRTLPEIAPRTFRQSHPEFIAGEPDKPLVTFFTGCMINYVLPEIGDSVVAVLQNLGMNILIPRDQGCCGLPALCAGDGQAAARLADRNLEALTAHKADVIITACASCHSGLTRHFCDLGPQHAALSDKVMDIHEFLIKQGIEEKLLRMPRHDNPRPVAYHVPCHLRQAGLKDAPPRLLSALPSVRMVDMKNADACCGLGGTFSVYHYDVSKQLGALKAEGIRDSGAEIVATACPGCIMQLQDAINHAGLPQKACHVLELVADGLAAAEKI; this is encoded by the coding sequence ATGAGCAAACATCAGGACATAGAAGATTACCGGAAAAACCTGCGCGAATGCGTCAAATGCGGCACCTGCAGGGCACACTGCCCGGTGTTCAGCCAGGTCCAGTCCGAAGCGGTGGTGGCACGGGGCAAGATATCCCTTGCACAGGCTTTGCTGGATGGCAAGATCGATCTCGACCGCCGGTTTATCAGCGATATTTCCCAATGCCTGGCCTGTGGCCGCTGCGTCAAGGAATGCCCCAATCAGGTGCCGACCGACCAGATTATTCTGGCTTTGCGACGCCGCATAGGACGGGAAAAGGGACTGACCCTGTTCGGCCGCGGCGTTGCCACGGTACTGCAACGCCCCTGGCTGATGAACCTGCTGACCCGAATGGGTCGCATGTTCTCCTGGCTGGCCCTGCGCCGCGTTCCCGGCAGCAGCGGCCTGCGCCTGCGCTTTCCGGCGCCCTACATCAGCCGAGACCGCACGCTCCCGGAAATCGCACCCCGGACTTTTCGCCAGAGCCATCCCGAATTCATCGCGGGAGAGCCCGACAAACCCCTGGTGACCTTTTTCACCGGCTGCATGATCAATTACGTGCTTCCGGAAATCGGCGACAGCGTTGTAGCCGTCCTGCAGAATCTCGGCATGAACATTCTCATCCCCAGAGACCAGGGATGCTGCGGATTGCCGGCGCTTTGCGCCGGCGACGGCCAAGCCGCGGCGCGGCTTGCGGACCGCAACCTGGAGGCCCTGACGGCGCACAAGGCCGATGTCATCATCACCGCCTGCGCCTCCTGCCACAGCGGTTTGACCAGGCATTTTTGCGACCTCGGTCCGCAGCATGCGGCACTTTCCGACAAGGTCATGGATATCCATGAGTTTCTGATAAAGCAGGGAATAGAGGAAAAACTGCTGCGCATGCCCCGCCATGACAATCCGCGCCCCGTTGCCTACCATGTGCCTTGCCATCTGCGTCAGGCCGGGCTGAAGGATGCTCCTCCCCGTTTGCTGTCAGCGCTGCCCTCGGTACGCATGGTCGATATGAAAAATGCCGATGCCTGTTGCGGTTTGGGGGGGACGTTTTCGGTCTACCATTACGATGTCAGCAAACAGCTTGGTGCCCTGAAAGCCGAAGGGATCCGGGACAGCGGCGCCGAAATCGTGGCGACCGCCTGCCCGGGATGTATCATGCAATTGCAGGACGCCATCAACCATGCGGGGCTGCCGCAAAAAGCATGTCATGTTCTGGAGCTGGTAGCCGACGGTCTGGCGGCGGCGGAGAAAATATAA
- a CDS encoding FAD-binding oxidoreductase, with amino-acid sequence MLDNRIITILRDIVGKQYVSTEQADRICYSYDATQQQFFPDVIVRPADAAQVSLILKMANAENLPVYPRGAGSGFTGGSVPIRGGIALVLTRLNRILRIDQDNLIAEVEPGVVTATLQKAVEEVGLFYPPDPASLKFSTLGGNVAECAGGPRCVKYGVTKDYVLGLEVVTPTGDIIRTGGETMKGVVGYDLTKLMVGSEGTLGVITRIILKLLPRPEAKKTMLVMFDSIDGAAQAVSNIIRGKIIPTTLEFMDATALACVRQNANLDIPESARAVLIIEVDGDRELLERQATRILEIASPLGVVHTSIAATDEESERLWQVRRSVSPSLRKVNPDKYNEDICVPRSKLPDMIRAIESISNRLEIPIVNFGHAGDGNIHVNIMVDRSLQGQEEKAETAIREIFAKTLELGGTMSGEHGVGTSKAPYLGMELDPATMACMKTIKHALDPKQILNPGKIFPVDGPTA; translated from the coding sequence ATGCTGGATAACCGCATCATCACTATCTTACGGGATATCGTCGGCAAACAATACGTCTCCACCGAACAGGCCGATCGCATCTGTTATTCCTACGATGCCACACAGCAGCAATTTTTCCCCGATGTCATCGTGCGCCCCGCAGACGCCGCACAGGTCAGCCTGATCCTGAAAATGGCCAACGCTGAAAATCTCCCCGTCTACCCTCGGGGCGCCGGCAGCGGATTCACCGGCGGCAGCGTTCCGATCCGGGGAGGCATCGCCCTGGTACTGACCCGGCTGAACCGCATCCTGCGCATCGACCAGGACAACCTCATCGCCGAAGTGGAACCGGGAGTCGTCACCGCCACCCTGCAAAAAGCGGTGGAGGAGGTGGGCTTGTTCTACCCTCCCGATCCCGCCTCGCTGAAATTCAGCACACTTGGAGGCAACGTCGCCGAATGCGCTGGCGGTCCGCGCTGTGTCAAATACGGGGTCACCAAGGACTACGTTCTCGGTCTGGAAGTCGTCACCCCGACCGGCGACATCATCCGCACCGGCGGAGAAACCATGAAAGGGGTGGTCGGCTACGATCTGACCAAGCTGATGGTCGGCAGCGAAGGCACCCTCGGGGTCATCACCAGAATCATCCTCAAACTTCTGCCCAGGCCTGAAGCCAAAAAAACCATGCTGGTCATGTTCGATTCCATCGACGGTGCCGCCCAGGCCGTATCGAACATCATCCGCGGCAAAATCATTCCCACCACGCTCGAGTTCATGGACGCGACGGCCCTGGCCTGCGTGCGCCAGAATGCCAACCTCGATATTCCCGAGTCGGCTCGCGCGGTGCTGATCATCGAGGTCGACGGCGACCGGGAATTGCTGGAACGGCAGGCCACCCGCATCCTCGAAATCGCATCTCCGCTCGGCGTGGTGCACACCAGCATCGCCGCCACCGACGAGGAAAGCGAGCGGCTCTGGCAGGTACGGCGCAGCGTCTCGCCAAGCCTGCGCAAAGTCAATCCCGATAAATATAACGAAGATATCTGCGTGCCGCGCAGCAAGCTTCCCGATATGATCCGCGCCATCGAGAGCATTTCCAACAGGCTGGAAATTCCCATCGTCAACTTCGGACATGCCGGAGACGGCAACATTCACGTCAACATCATGGTCGACCGTTCCCTCCAGGGACAGGAAGAAAAGGCCGAAACGGCCATCCGCGAGATTTTCGCCAAGACACTGGAACTCGGCGGAACCATGAGCGGTGAACACGGCGTCGGCACCAGCAAGGCACCCTACCTCGGCATGGAGCTTGACCCGGCGACCATGGCCTGCATGAAGACCATCAAGCACGCTCTGGACCCGAAGCAGATCCTCAATCCGGGGAAAATCTTCCCGGTTGATGGCCCAACGGCATGA
- the radA gene encoding DNA repair protein RadA encodes MKIKSCYICQHCGYQSPKWLGRCPDCGQWDAMVEERREAGPSQRRGGVALASSATPQRLCEVATTAEQRCLCGLSELDRVLGGGVVPGSLVLIGGDPGIGKSTLLLQAVDRLAATGAVLYVTAEESTRQVKMRGERLNVGAGDLFLVSETSLEIILERVRELRPSFLVVDSIQTIFTADLESAPGSVSQVRECAGRLMHLAKGQGVSTFITGHVTKDGAIAGPRMLEHMVDTVLYFEGDAGHPYRVLRAVKNRFGSTNEIGVFEMKEGGLAEVPNPSELFLAERPEGAAGSVVVPTLEGSRPILVELQALVSTSNFGQPRRTAIGIDPNRVALLVAVLEKKVGLSMLNQDIFFNVAGGVRLSEPGVDLGVIAALASSHLNRPVPASLMLFGEVGLAGEVRAVSRPELRVREAARLGFDRCYLPAGCLKAVDAPPGMELRGVRCVEQALDEVFA; translated from the coding sequence TTGAAGATAAAGAGCTGTTACATCTGCCAGCACTGCGGTTACCAGAGTCCCAAATGGCTCGGGCGCTGTCCCGATTGCGGCCAGTGGGACGCCATGGTGGAGGAGCGGCGCGAGGCGGGCCCTTCGCAGCGTCGCGGAGGCGTTGCCCTCGCGTCTTCTGCCACGCCGCAGCGTCTCTGCGAGGTGGCGACCACCGCCGAGCAGCGCTGCCTGTGCGGCCTGTCGGAGCTCGACCGGGTGCTGGGTGGCGGTGTGGTGCCGGGATCTCTGGTGCTCATTGGCGGCGATCCCGGCATCGGCAAGTCGACCCTTTTGCTGCAGGCCGTCGACCGGCTGGCAGCTACCGGTGCGGTGCTGTACGTTACCGCCGAGGAATCCACACGCCAGGTCAAGATGCGCGGTGAGCGTCTCAATGTCGGCGCCGGCGACCTGTTCCTGGTCTCCGAGACCTCGCTTGAAATTATTCTGGAACGGGTGCGTGAACTGCGTCCCAGTTTTCTGGTGGTGGATTCCATTCAGACCATATTTACGGCCGATCTCGAATCGGCGCCCGGCAGTGTCAGTCAGGTACGCGAATGTGCCGGTCGCCTTATGCATCTGGCCAAGGGCCAGGGGGTATCGACCTTCATTACCGGCCACGTCACCAAGGACGGCGCCATTGCCGGGCCGCGCATGCTCGAACACATGGTCGATACGGTTCTTTATTTCGAAGGGGATGCCGGGCATCCCTACCGGGTATTGCGGGCGGTCAAGAATCGCTTCGGCTCGACCAATGAAATCGGCGTATTCGAGATGAAGGAGGGCGGCCTGGCCGAGGTGCCCAATCCCTCCGAGCTGTTTCTGGCGGAACGTCCCGAGGGGGCGGCCGGCAGTGTGGTGGTGCCGACCCTGGAGGGGAGCCGTCCGATCCTGGTTGAATTGCAGGCACTGGTATCGACCAGTAATTTTGGCCAGCCGCGCCGTACCGCCATCGGCATCGATCCCAACCGGGTGGCCCTGCTGGTTGCCGTGCTGGAAAAAAAGGTCGGACTTTCGATGCTCAACCAGGATATTTTCTTCAATGTCGCCGGCGGGGTTCGCCTGTCCGAGCCGGGCGTTGATCTCGGCGTTATCGCTGCCCTGGCATCCAGCCATTTGAACCGCCCGGTGCCTGCCAGCCTTATGCTGTTTGGTGAGGTCGGCCTGGCGGGCGAAGTGCGGGCCGTGTCCCGGCCGGAATTGCGGGTACGGGAGGCCGCGCGTCTCGGGTTCGACCGCTGCTATCTGCCTGCGGGCTGTCTAAAGGCGGTTGACGCGCCGCCCGGCATGGAGTTGCGCGGGGTGCGCTGCGTCGAGCAGGCACTGGACGAGGTGTTCGCATGA